In Myxococcota bacterium, one DNA window encodes the following:
- a CDS encoding carotenoid oxygenase family protein: protein MATAAQFASILRPHSVEADSPITRVEGEIPRELHGTLYRNGPNQKTAPASGMESLHLFDGDALVHAIRFENGRAHHRSRYAQTASYLREQAEGRYCLGGLNVPAEGPLEEPPPGHQPNTNAVFHSGRLFALVENMPPFELDPESLDSKGVWDYDGKMLGLSTTAHPKIDGKTGQMWIHGYQPVAPFIQLYVVEPDGSVSMAEAHDAPWPSMMHDFAITENYVIFPLGSLHFDLEPLAAGGRFSDAVKGVDRPMQFGIRSREPGSEVHWIEGPSAGYMFHPGNAYEADGKIFMDACTYESPQGLMDDLDVARRGEGGEGFTARPYLYEIDLAKGTCKETKFSESSAEFPRIDDRRVGYENRWGYAATADPAPGTAGLFRRITKYDRTGGPSVHREAVEGRWVGEPVFVPRTPDAAEDDGFVLSLVFDARDDASAVEILDARNLDGEPLARIWTDERIPLGFHGNWAPAS, encoded by the coding sequence ATGGCCACCGCCGCGCAGTTCGCTTCGATCCTTCGCCCCCATTCCGTCGAGGCCGACAGCCCGATCACCCGCGTCGAGGGCGAGATCCCCCGCGAGCTCCACGGCACGCTCTACCGCAATGGCCCCAACCAGAAGACCGCGCCGGCATCCGGCATGGAGTCGCTCCACCTCTTCGACGGCGACGCGCTCGTCCACGCGATCCGCTTCGAGAACGGCCGGGCCCACCACCGGAGCCGCTACGCCCAGACCGCGAGCTACCTGCGCGAGCAGGCCGAGGGCCGCTACTGCCTGGGCGGTCTCAACGTACCGGCAGAGGGGCCCCTCGAAGAGCCGCCGCCCGGCCACCAGCCCAACACCAATGCGGTCTTCCACTCGGGTCGGCTGTTCGCGCTCGTCGAGAACATGCCGCCCTTCGAACTCGACCCCGAGAGCCTCGACTCGAAGGGTGTCTGGGACTACGACGGCAAGATGCTCGGGCTCAGCACCACGGCCCACCCGAAGATCGACGGCAAGACCGGCCAGATGTGGATCCACGGCTACCAGCCGGTGGCCCCCTTCATCCAACTCTACGTCGTCGAGCCCGACGGCAGCGTGTCGATGGCCGAGGCCCACGACGCGCCCTGGCCGAGCATGATGCACGACTTCGCGATCACCGAGAACTACGTGATCTTCCCGCTCGGCAGCCTGCACTTCGACCTCGAGCCGTTGGCCGCCGGCGGTCGCTTCAGCGACGCCGTGAAGGGCGTGGACCGGCCCATGCAGTTCGGCATCCGCAGCCGCGAGCCCGGCAGCGAAGTCCATTGGATCGAGGGGCCCTCCGCTGGGTACATGTTCCACCCGGGCAACGCCTACGAAGCCGACGGCAAGATCTTCATGGACGCCTGCACCTACGAGTCGCCCCAGGGCTTGATGGACGATCTGGACGTGGCGCGCCGCGGTGAAGGCGGCGAGGGCTTCACCGCGCGCCCCTACCTCTACGAGATCGATCTCGCGAAGGGCACCTGCAAGGAGACGAAGTTCTCGGAGAGCTCGGCCGAGTTCCCGCGCATCGACGATCGCCGCGTCGGCTACGAGAACCGCTGGGGCTACGCCGCGACCGCGGACCCCGCTCCCGGCACGGCCGGTCTGTTCCGACGCATCACGAAGTACGACCGCACCGGCGGCCCGTCGGTGCACCGCGAAGCCGTCGAAGGACGCTGGGTCGGCGAGCCGGTCTTCGTGCCGCGCACGCCCGATGCCGCCGAGGACGACGGGTTCGTGCTGTCGCTGGTCTTCGACGCGCGTGACGACGCGAGCGCGGTCGAGATCCTCGACGCCCGCAACCTCGATGGCGAGCCGCTGGCGCGAATCTGGACCGACGAGCGCATCCCGCTGGGCTTCCACGGCAACTGGGCCCCGGCGTCCTAG
- a CDS encoding cyclopropane-fatty-acyl-phospholipid synthase family protein translates to MSLATALIDWAERGRFPDVLVRAGVRQVIGERRREIARLSDTDRRAETDAFLASMRTAPIAFDTDLANRQHYEVPARFFELVLGPRLKYSSCWFEGPSDTLARAEDRMLALTCERAGLEDGMQVLDLGCGWGSLSLWIAEHFPNCRVHAVSNSAVQAAFIRDRAHERGHGQLAVETSDMNVFEAPARFERVLSVEMFEHMRNWEQLLGRIAGWLAPNGQVFLHHFCHRQIAYPYEDAGDSDWMARNFFTGGMMPSEHLLADVDSALHVEEQWFVPGHHYQATSEAWLRNLDAARDEVLARFSEDLDEVEARRAFGRWRLFFLAVAECFGVAGGNEWGVVHARLAPPAAAPVAE, encoded by the coding sequence GTGTCGCTGGCCACCGCGCTGATCGACTGGGCCGAACGCGGGCGTTTCCCCGACGTGCTCGTCCGGGCGGGCGTGCGTCAGGTGATCGGAGAGCGGCGCCGCGAGATCGCTCGGCTCTCGGACACGGACCGCCGCGCGGAAACCGACGCGTTCCTGGCGTCGATGCGCACCGCGCCGATCGCCTTCGACACCGACCTGGCGAACCGCCAGCACTACGAGGTCCCCGCCCGTTTCTTCGAGCTCGTCCTCGGACCGCGCCTGAAGTACAGCTCGTGCTGGTTCGAAGGTCCGAGTGACACGCTCGCCCGCGCGGAAGATCGCATGCTCGCCCTCACCTGCGAGCGAGCAGGGCTCGAGGACGGCATGCAGGTGCTCGACCTGGGCTGCGGCTGGGGCTCGCTCTCCCTGTGGATCGCCGAGCACTTCCCGAATTGCCGCGTCCACGCGGTCTCGAACTCGGCCGTGCAGGCCGCCTTCATCCGAGACCGGGCGCACGAGCGCGGGCATGGCCAGCTCGCCGTCGAGACCTCTGACATGAACGTCTTCGAAGCGCCCGCTCGCTTCGAGCGGGTGCTGTCCGTCGAGATGTTCGAGCACATGCGGAACTGGGAGCAGCTGCTCGGGCGCATCGCGGGCTGGCTCGCCCCCAACGGGCAGGTCTTTTTGCACCACTTCTGTCATCGCCAGATCGCCTATCCCTACGAGGATGCGGGCGACAGCGACTGGATGGCGCGGAACTTCTTTACCGGCGGCATGATGCCCTCGGAACACCTGCTCGCGGACGTCGACAGCGCGCTGCACGTGGAAGAGCAGTGGTTCGTGCCGGGGCACCACTACCAGGCGACCAGCGAGGCCTGGCTCCGCAACCTCGACGCAGCGCGCGACGAGGTGCTCGCGCGCTTCTCCGAGGACCTGGACGAAGTCGAGGCACGCCGCGCCTTCGGCCGCTGGCGTCTCTTCTTCCTCGCGGTGGCCGAGTGCTTCGGCGTGGCCGGCGGCAACGAGTGGGGTGTCGTACACGCGCGCCTCGCGCCACCCGCCGCCGCGCCCGTCGCTGAATAG
- a CDS encoding Gfo/Idh/MocA family oxidoreductase, protein MSDATTAAEIETAGKGLGAVVVGTGFGFLTHMRALREAGYEVHALVGRDPEKTRARAERGGVPHGLTDLDAALALPGVDVVTIATPPHTHAEIARAACAAGKHVVCEKPLARDANEAEAMWRAAEEAGVHHAVGTEFRWSTPQAVATRALRAGRIGEPRLATFLLHQGMLADPNGEVPSWWSDAGEGGGWLGAYASHVIDQVRLGCGEIRGVSASLRVTSKRDWSAEDTYSIHFRTDRGCEGVMQSTAGAWGPGLGLTRIAGSEGTLWIDGADVKVSGPSGEETLDVPLELALPAPKPPDRDLLVTSYDMMHAMGIDLAPFARLFARLAHRIRGSDPVEDPPFPTFLDGARVMAVLDAIRASSREERWVEVKPIG, encoded by the coding sequence ATGAGCGACGCGACGACCGCAGCCGAGATCGAGACCGCGGGAAAGGGGCTCGGCGCCGTCGTCGTCGGCACCGGCTTCGGGTTCCTGACCCACATGCGAGCCCTGCGCGAGGCGGGCTACGAAGTGCACGCGCTGGTGGGACGCGACCCCGAGAAGACGCGGGCGCGTGCCGAACGCGGCGGGGTCCCCCACGGACTCACGGATCTCGACGCGGCGTTGGCACTGCCTGGTGTGGACGTCGTGACGATCGCGACGCCACCGCACACCCACGCCGAGATCGCACGCGCGGCCTGCGCTGCCGGGAAACACGTCGTGTGCGAGAAGCCGCTCGCCCGCGATGCGAACGAAGCCGAGGCGATGTGGCGCGCCGCCGAAGAGGCTGGCGTGCACCACGCGGTGGGTACCGAGTTTCGCTGGTCGACGCCCCAGGCCGTCGCCACGCGCGCGCTGCGGGCTGGACGGATCGGCGAACCGCGCCTCGCCACCTTCCTCTTGCACCAGGGCATGCTCGCCGACCCCAACGGCGAAGTGCCCTCCTGGTGGAGCGACGCCGGCGAAGGCGGGGGGTGGCTCGGGGCCTACGCGTCCCACGTGATCGATCAGGTCCGGCTCGGCTGCGGCGAGATCCGCGGCGTGTCGGCGTCGCTGCGCGTGACCTCGAAGCGCGATTGGAGCGCCGAGGACACCTACAGCATCCACTTCCGCACCGACCGCGGCTGCGAAGGCGTCATGCAGAGCACCGCGGGGGCCTGGGGCCCGGGTCTCGGGCTGACCCGCATCGCCGGCTCGGAAGGCACGCTCTGGATCGACGGCGCCGACGTGAAGGTGTCCGGCCCCTCCGGCGAGGAGACCCTCGACGTCCCGCTGGAGCTGGCTCTGCCCGCGCCGAAGCCGCCCGATCGCGACCTGCTGGTGACCAGCTACGACATGATGCACGCGATGGGCATCGACCTCGCGCCCTTCGCGCGGCTCTTCGCCCGGCTCGCCCACCGGATCCGCGGCAGTGATCCGGTCGAAGACCCGCCCTTCCCCACCTTCCTCGACGGCGCGCGCGTGATGGCCGTCCTCGACGCCATCCGCGCCTCCTCGCGCGAGGAGCGCTGGGTCGAGGTCAAACCGATCGGCTGA
- a CDS encoding VOC family protein produces the protein MLDHVSIPVADLERAARFYDVTLEPLGLTRTKERPNAIGYGPADRPAPCFWLLRASSAERAQPGVGLHISFEAPDRTSVDGFFDTAVRHGARSAGAPGPRREYTQPFYGAFVLDLDGFKVEAVCRREG, from the coding sequence ATGCTCGACCACGTCTCCATTCCCGTAGCAGATCTCGAACGCGCCGCGCGCTTCTACGACGTCACGCTCGAGCCCCTCGGCCTGACGCGAACGAAGGAACGACCGAACGCGATCGGCTACGGACCCGCCGATCGACCGGCACCGTGTTTCTGGCTCTTGCGCGCCTCCTCAGCAGAACGCGCCCAACCGGGCGTCGGCCTTCACATCAGCTTCGAGGCACCCGACCGCACCAGCGTCGACGGGTTCTTCGACACCGCGGTGCGACACGGCGCGCGCAGTGCCGGCGCCCCCGGGCCGCGCCGCGAGTACACCCAGCCCTTCTACGGCGCCTTCGTCCTCGACCTCGACGGCTTCAAGGTCGAGGCAGTGTGCAGACGCGAGGGCTGA